A window of the Cystobacter fuscus genome harbors these coding sequences:
- a CDS encoding GNAT family N-acetyltransferase, with amino-acid sequence MTTPAVVEIDHRDPALRSAFCDYVPRVFRTVDFRRWCEWGEWNDDYRAFSVLDEGRVVANASVMRMRLRVEGREVIGYQLGAVGCVPSHRGRGLSRVVMRAALESCGEAPVLLFANKNVLGFYPRFGFTPRAQALFGAAFHAVPGGEPAPVLELAEAHVRSGLVSLSEEGLVVTEHFGSRGHARIASWYAANAFSRPLRQLHADAWVFAGVEDGTLYIDDIFAREPFDLRPYIPRLIDQPITAVHFGFTPERWWPRADVVGEDMEADLFVRGLELPPGPHRFPVMART; translated from the coding sequence ATGACAACCCCTGCCGTCGTGGAAATCGACCACCGCGACCCCGCGCTGCGATCCGCCTTCTGTGACTATGTGCCTCGGGTCTTCCGTACCGTGGACTTCCGGCGTTGGTGCGAGTGGGGTGAATGGAACGATGACTATCGAGCCTTCTCGGTGCTCGACGAGGGGCGCGTGGTGGCCAATGCCTCGGTGATGCGCATGCGGCTGCGGGTCGAGGGCCGCGAGGTCATCGGCTACCAGCTCGGCGCGGTCGGCTGCGTGCCCTCTCACCGGGGCAGGGGGCTGTCGCGGGTGGTGATGCGGGCGGCGCTCGAGTCTTGCGGCGAAGCGCCGGTGCTGTTGTTCGCCAACAAGAACGTGCTCGGCTTCTATCCGCGCTTCGGGTTCACGCCTCGGGCGCAGGCGTTGTTCGGCGCGGCGTTCCACGCGGTGCCTGGAGGTGAGCCCGCGCCGGTGCTCGAGTTGGCGGAGGCCCACGTGCGCTCGGGACTGGTCTCTTTGTCCGAAGAGGGGCTCGTGGTGACCGAGCACTTTGGCTCACGCGGCCATGCGAGGATCGCGAGCTGGTATGCGGCGAATGCCTTTTCCCGGCCGCTGCGCCAACTGCACGCGGATGCCTGGGTGTTCGCCGGTGTCGAGGATGGCACGCTCTACATCGACGACATCTTCGCGCGTGAGCCCTTCGACCTGCGGCCCTACATCCCGCGATTGATTGACCAGCCCATCACGGCGGTCCATTTCGGCTTCACGCCCGAGCGCTGGTGGCCTCGGGCGGATGTCGTCGGAGAGGACATGGAGGCCGACCTCTTCGTGCGCGGCCTGGAACTGCCGCCCGGGCCTCATCGGTTTCCGGTGATGGCACGAACCTGA
- a CDS encoding VOC family protein: protein MIGFFDKVLVLAAWCELSYVLPTGLKIGLWLANEMEPTPKPAGGVEISFSEESKDAVRATYAEWTRLGLKVVQEPTDMDFGFTFVVEDPDGHRLRPFVPANNPR from the coding sequence GTGATCGGCTTCTTCGACAAGGTGCTGGTGCTCGCCGCGTGGTGCGAACTCAGCTATGTACTTCCGACTGGCCTGAAGATCGGCCTCTGGCTCGCCAACGAGATGGAGCCGACACCGAAGCCCGCTGGCGGCGTCGAAATCTCGTTCAGCGAAGAGAGCAAGGATGCCGTCCGCGCGACCTATGCCGAGTGGACCAGGCTCGGCCTCAAGGTGGTGCAGGAGCCCACGGACATGGACTTCGGCTTCACTTTCGTGGTCGAGGATCCGGATGGGCATCGCCTCCGCCCCTTCGTCCCGGCCAACAATCCGCGTTAG